GCGTCACGGTGATTGGTCCTTTCGGGGCAGCGGCCGGAAGAGTCCGACGAGGTCGTCGAGCGTGGTGGCGAGCAGGCCGAGGACGCCGCCCGCCAGCCACGCCGAGACGGCCGCCACGGGGGTGATGGATCCCGGCTCCGCCAGGGCGGTGGCCGCGATGCCCGCAGCCGCCACGGCAAGGAGTCCGGCGTTGCGTACGGCGTGGACGGCGCCGAACGGCACCGACGATCTCCCGAAGCAGCGGCACGGCGTGCCGGTGGGGGAGCGTGACGCGGCGACGGCGAGCAGGGTGAAGGCGCCGAGCAGCGCGGCGGCGAGGGCCAGGCCGGGGAGGACCGTGCCCGGTACCGCGAGGGCCACGACGGTGGCGGCCTCGGCGGCCACCACCAGCGCGGCGACCTGGCGGGCCCGGTCGGCGACGGCCGGTACCAGGGCGCCCACGGACGCGGTGAACTCCGCGAAGTCGCGCCGGTCGCGTGCTTTCCCCTGTACGGACAGGGCGAACACCAGGGACAGGCAGCCCCGGCTGATCAGGATGACGACGTCCACGAGCTGCGGACTCCTCTCGTACCGGACGATCCCTCTGCGGAACGGGCGCGTGTCGAACGGGCCGGCGGGGTTCGGGCGTGTGCGGAGCGGGCCCCGGCCGAACGGGCCGGCGGGGTGCGGTGCCCGCGCACCCCGCCGGAGCGTCGATCGGTCAACCGGCCCGGTCGGCCCGGGCGTTGATCAGCAGCCGCAGCGGAACGCGCCGTACGTGACGGTGCCGTCCGAGCAGGTCGTGATGGTCTGCGTGTAGCGGTGCCCGGAGGAACCGCAGACCGGCGAGGCGCCGGTGTAGCCGCAGATGGTGTCGGTCCAGCAGTTGGTCGCCGCGGCGGCCTCCGCCTTCGGGACGAAGCGGTCGACCAGGGTGTCGGAGAGGTTCTGGAGCCACTGACGCATGACGGTCCAATCTTCGGGTCGGGCTGGGTTTCGGACGGAGCCTTCGTGGGGCTCCGACGGTGCGTGCCGCGGACCGGACGGGCACACCGGTGCAAGCGACAGGGCAAGATTGCGCGACCGTGCTTGCGGAAACCTTGATCGGACCTGGAATCTGCTGGTGGGACGGCATGAGCCGGGCCCGGGCGCCACAGGGTGGGAGACGCGGTGACGATCAGGTTCGCGGTGCTCGGTGAGATCCGGGCGCATCGGGACGGCGGCCCGGTCGAGCTCGGTCCGGCGCGCCAGCGCACCGTGCTCGCGGCCCTGTTGATGGACGTCAACCGCACGGTGCCGGTGGAGGGACTGGCCGACCGGGTGTGGGGCGCCCGGGCGCCGGCACGGCCCGGGCCCGCGCTGTACAGCTACCTGTCCCGGCTCCGGCAGGCGCTGGACGCGGGGGCGGAGGGCGTCCCGGCCGGTACGGTGCCGATCCGGCGGCCGTCCATCGCGCGGCGCCCCGGCGGGTACGCGCTGGTCGCCGACGCGGACGTCGTGGACGTGCCGCACTTCCGCGACCTGGTCGCACGAGCACGGGTGGCGGACGACGACCTCGCCCTCCCCCTGTACGACCGGGCGCTCGGGTTGTGGCGGGGCGAACCCTTCGCCGGGGTCGACACGCCCTGGTTCAACTCCGTGCGGGAGACGCTGTACGAGCAGCGCCACGCCTGCCGACTCGACCGCCACGACCTCCAGTTGCGCCGCGGGCGCCACACCGCGCTGCTGGCCGAGCTGGCCGCCTGCCACGAGGCACGCCCGCTGGACGAGCGCCTGGCCGCCCAGTTCGTCCTGGCGCTCCACCGGAGCGGGCGGACCGCCGACGCCCTGCGCTGCTTCGAGCGGGTCCGCAGGGCGCTCGCGACGGAGGTGGGCGGCGACCCGGGCCACGACCTGCGCCGGTTGCACGGGCAGATCCTTGCCGGAGATCCGGCGATCGGCGCGCCCGACAGCGCTCCTTCGAGGTCGGCGACCGCCGGGGCCCCGGAGTCCCGCGGCCCGGTCGCGAGCGCCGGCGCACCCACCGCGAGCGGCGCTCCGGGCCGTCCGTCGGAGGGCGCAGCCGCCCCGAGTGGTGACGCCTCGGGGGAGGGCGCCGCCGCCCCGATCGGCGACGCGGGCGAGCGCGCCGTGACGGTCGACCGGCCCGCCATCCGGCCGGGGGCCCTGCGGGAGGCCGTCGTCCCGCGTCAACTACCCCCCACCGCAGCGTGGTTCACCGGACGAGGAGAAGAACTCGCGGTACTCGACCGGGCCCTGGCGCCGGGCGCGCGGGCCGGTGGTCCGATCGCGGTGTGCGCGGTCGGCGGCGCCGGCGGGGTCGGAAAGACCTCGCTGGCCCTGCACTGGGCCCATCGCAACGCGCACCGGTTCCCGCAGGGGCAGCTCTACCTGGATCTTCGCGGCTTCGCCCCGGCCGGCGGGCCGCTGGCGCCGTCCGCCGCGCTCCGGCTGCTCGTCGGCGCGCTCGGCGTGGATCCGGGATCGGCGCCGGCTGACCAGCAGGCGCTGACCGGGCTCTACCGGACTCTGCTCGCGGACCGGCGGGTGCTGATCGTGCTGGACGACGCCGCGGACGCCGAGCAGGTGGCGGCGCTGCTGCCGGGCGGCGCCGGATCCGCCGTCCTGGTGACCAGCCGCCGGTGGCTGACCGGGCTCGCCGTCACCCATGGGGCGCACCTCCTGTCTCTGGAGGAGTTCACCCCCACCGAGTCCCGGGATCTGCTCCGCCGCCATCTGGGGGAGGAAAGGCTCCGCACCAACCCCGAGTGGGTGGCCGCCGTGCTGGAGCACTGCGCGGGCCTGCCACTGGCGATCGGCGTCGCGGGCGCCCGCGCGCGAACCGGGGCCGGGCTGCCCCTGTCGGCGCTGGCGGGGGAACTCCGCGACGAGTCGGCCCGGTTGGACGCGCTGGCCGCGGGTGGCCCGTCGGCCGACGTACGGACCGCCTGTCAGACCTCGTACCGGTCCCTCACCGAGCGGGGCGCCGAGGTCTTCCGGTTCCTCGGGGCGGCGCCCGCCCCGGAGATCGGGCTCGCCGCCGCCGCGAGCCTGCTCGGCCGCCCGCCGGCGGCGACCCGGGCAGCCCTGCGCGAGTTGGAGGCACTGCACCTGGTACGGCAGCACGCACCGGGGCGGTACCGCATGAACGAGCTGATCCGCCTGTACGCGGCCGAGTGCCCGGACGAGGAGGGGCGCTCCGGGCGGGCACTGCGGCGGGTGCTGGACTTCTACCTGCGGACGGCCCACGCCGGCCACCGGTTGCTCCACCCGCACCGGCCTCACCTGGCGGAGCTCGGACCGCCGCCGGCCGGTGTGGCCCCGCAGCCGTTGGCCGACCGGAGCGCCGCCAGGTCGTGGTTCCGGGCCGAGCACGCCTGCCTGCTCGCCGCCCGGCAGTTGGCCGACCAGCGGTGCTGGGACTCCCTCGCCTCGCAGCTGTCCAGCGTGCTGGACGTGTCCGGGCTGTGGCAGGACGAATTCCACGACCGGGCGGCCGCGCCCGACACCGGTCCGGCTGCGGCCGGACGGCTCGGCGGCGGCGGAGCCGCGCACGCCCGGGCACACCACCGTGGCCCGACCAAGCCCCGGGCCCGGCCCGGCGATCGGCGGACCGGTGTTCAGCACGGCCGCCCGGGCCGTGTCCCGGCGCAGGAACCCGCCGGGGCCGCCGGGGCCGCCGTGTTCAACGGGCCCGCCGGATTCACCGGGGAGGAGCGCGCCCACGACCTCGCCGCGGGCGCGCGGGCGCCGCGGCCGCGCGCCGCCCCGGGCCGCCTCTGGCCGTGTCTCGCCTGAGCCCGCCGGCTCCGCCACGCGACCAGCCCGGTGTCCTGACCCCCGGCCGTCCCCGGCCGTCCCCTGTGCAGGCCGGTGTGCGGGTCGACCGACGCGCTGACGGGCGGCCAGGTCGGACGGAGCGGCCCCCGGTCGGGCCCCGGCCGGGGCCTCGGCCCCCGGCGGTTGGAAACCCGCATCCGGGGCAGAAGCCGATGGAGGGGGGCTGAGGTCAGGGAGCGCGACATGATCGTTCTGGGTGTGATCCTTCTCGTGATCGGCATCATCACCGGTCTCGGCTTTCTCTGGTCGATCGGCGCGGTGCTGGTCGTCGTCGGCCTGATCCTCTGGATCCTCGGCGCGGTCGGCCACGAGGTCGGCGGGCGCCGCCACTACTGGTGAACCGGATTCGGACCGGTGGGCCGAGCGCCGACGTCCCCGGTGCAGAAGCCTTCAGTGCCGACGCCCCCGGTGCGGATGCCCCGACTGCCGAGGCCCCGACTGCCGGTGCCGCGAGCGGCGCCGGCCGCCGGTCGTCGGGACCGGATTCGGCAGCGCGGCGATCGGTCGCCGAGACGGGAGGGTCCCGCCCCCGGACCGGATCCTGCCGCCGGGCTGCGCCGCGAAGGCGCCGCCCGAAAGGAGCACCGCGGTGGCGGCCGGACGGGGTGAGCACCGGGCGGGCCGGCTCGGCAGGAGGGGCAGGCAGGCCCGGGCCCTGCTGGTGGACGTGGTCCGCGAGGGCCGGGACCTCGAACTGCTGCACCGGTCGATGGCGTTCGCCGGCCTGTTCTTCGTCACCCTCGTTCCGCTCCTGATCGTCATCGCGGCGGCGCTGCCCGCGCGCGGGAGCGGAATCGCGGACTGGATCACGGACGGGCTGGGAGTGTCCGGCAGGTCGGCCGGCGCCGTGGGCGAGCTGTTCGCCTCCCGCCACGACGTGCTGAGCACCGTCACCGCGCTGGGCCTGGCGGGCCTCGCCGCGTTCGGCCTCTCGCTGATGGCGGCGGTCCAGAAGGCGTACGAGATGATCTGGCACCTGCCCCCGGGTGCCTGGCACAGCCTCTGGCGCCAGGCGGTCGGTCTGGCGGGACTGATCGCCCTGATCCTGCTGAGCACCTGGCGAGGGTCGCCCTGGCTGGGGGTGACGGCCTCGGCCACGCCTCGCGTCCTGCTGGGCGTCTGCTGCGGCGTGCTCTACTTCAGCTGGCTGCCGCACCTACTGCTGGCGGCGCGTGTGCCCTGGGTCCGGCTGCTGCCCGGCGCGCTGGCGACGGTGGCCGCCTTCGCCGGCCTCCGGCTGTTCTCGGAGCTGGTGTTCGCGCCGCTGATCGTGTCCAACGCGGTCTCCTACGGGGCGGTCGGCACCGTCGTGGTGGTGCAGTCCTGGCTGATCGGCGTCGGTTACACCGTCTACGCGGGCGCACTGGTCGGCCGGCTTCTGGTGGCGGGGCCCCGGCCGGG
The sequence above is drawn from the Kitasatospora sp. NBC_00315 genome and encodes:
- a CDS encoding MauE/DoxX family redox-associated membrane protein produces the protein MDVVILISRGCLSLVFALSVQGKARDRRDFAEFTASVGALVPAVADRARQVAALVVAAEAATVVALAVPGTVLPGLALAAALLGAFTLLAVAASRSPTGTPCRCFGRSSVPFGAVHAVRNAGLLAVAAAGIAATALAEPGSITPVAAVSAWLAGGVLGLLATTLDDLVGLFRPLPRKDQSP
- a CDS encoding BTAD domain-containing putative transcriptional regulator, with amino-acid sequence MTIRFAVLGEIRAHRDGGPVELGPARQRTVLAALLMDVNRTVPVEGLADRVWGARAPARPGPALYSYLSRLRQALDAGAEGVPAGTVPIRRPSIARRPGGYALVADADVVDVPHFRDLVARARVADDDLALPLYDRALGLWRGEPFAGVDTPWFNSVRETLYEQRHACRLDRHDLQLRRGRHTALLAELAACHEARPLDERLAAQFVLALHRSGRTADALRCFERVRRALATEVGGDPGHDLRRLHGQILAGDPAIGAPDSAPSRSATAGAPESRGPVASAGAPTASGAPGRPSEGAAAPSGDASGEGAAAPIGDAGERAVTVDRPAIRPGALREAVVPRQLPPTAAWFTGRGEELAVLDRALAPGARAGGPIAVCAVGGAGGVGKTSLALHWAHRNAHRFPQGQLYLDLRGFAPAGGPLAPSAALRLLVGALGVDPGSAPADQQALTGLYRTLLADRRVLIVLDDAADAEQVAALLPGGAGSAVLVTSRRWLTGLAVTHGAHLLSLEEFTPTESRDLLRRHLGEERLRTNPEWVAAVLEHCAGLPLAIGVAGARARTGAGLPLSALAGELRDESARLDALAAGGPSADVRTACQTSYRSLTERGAEVFRFLGAAPAPEIGLAAAASLLGRPPAATRAALRELEALHLVRQHAPGRYRMNELIRLYAAECPDEEGRSGRALRRVLDFYLRTAHAGHRLLHPHRPHLAELGPPPAGVAPQPLADRSAARSWFRAEHACLLAARQLADQRCWDSLASQLSSVLDVSGLWQDEFHDRAAAPDTGPAAAGRLGGGGAAHARAHHRGPTKPRARPGDRRTGVQHGRPGRVPAQEPAGAAGAAVFNGPAGFTGEERAHDLAAGARAPRPRAAPGRLWPCLA
- a CDS encoding DUF6131 family protein — protein: MIVLGVILLVIGIITGLGFLWSIGAVLVVVGLILWILGAVGHEVGGRRHYW
- a CDS encoding YhjD/YihY/BrkB family envelope integrity protein; translation: MAAGRGEHRAGRLGRRGRQARALLVDVVREGRDLELLHRSMAFAGLFFVTLVPLLIVIAAALPARGSGIADWITDGLGVSGRSAGAVGELFASRHDVLSTVTALGLAGLAAFGLSLMAAVQKAYEMIWHLPPGAWHSLWRQAVGLAGLIALILLSTWRGSPWLGVTASATPRVLLGVCCGVLYFSWLPHLLLAARVPWVRLLPGALATVAAFAGLRLFSELVFAPLIVSNAVSYGAVGTVVVVQSWLIGVGYTVYAGALVGRLLVAGPRPGPPEEP